One Cryobacterium psychrophilum DNA segment encodes these proteins:
- a CDS encoding CTP synthase: MDKINADISDSSQLDKTVKHIFVTGGVVSSLGKGLTAASLGNLLTARGVRVVMQKLDPYLNVDPGTMNPFQHGEVFVTDDGAETDLDIGHYERFLDINLGQSANVTTGQVYSQVIAKERRGEYLGDTVQVIPHITDEIKRRMRLQASDDLRPDVIITEIGGTVGDIESQPFIEAARQVRHELGRNNVFFVHVSLVPFLGAAGEQKTKPTQHSVAMLRSIGIQPDALVLRSDRPVSESNKRKIALMCDVDEDAVVNAVDVASIYEIPTMLHDQGLDRYIVNALGLTASTVDWSAWENLLVAVRHPKYDVTIGLVGKYVDLPDAYLSVTEALRAGGFANQAKVNIVWIGSDDCETEEGAARLLGELDGICVPGGFGIRGIEGKLGALKFARENGIPTLGLCLGLQCMVIEYARDKAGLPGASSSEFDPETEFPVIATMEEQIEIIAGGDLGGTMRLGLYPADLAEGSIVAELYGANVASERHRHRYEVNNAFRDQIALAGLSFSGVSPDRKLVEYVELPREVHPFYVGTQAHPELRSRPNHAHPLFRGLVAAALARQQSSRLFEVKEDADV; encoded by the coding sequence GTGGATAAAATAAACGCGGACATTTCAGACAGCAGCCAACTCGACAAAACTGTGAAGCACATTTTTGTCACGGGTGGTGTTGTTTCTTCCCTGGGTAAGGGCCTGACGGCGGCAAGCCTCGGCAACCTACTCACTGCTCGCGGCGTGCGCGTCGTCATGCAGAAGCTGGACCCATACCTCAACGTCGATCCGGGAACGATGAATCCGTTCCAGCACGGTGAAGTGTTCGTCACCGACGATGGCGCCGAAACCGACCTCGACATCGGTCACTACGAACGTTTCCTCGACATCAACCTGGGCCAGAGCGCCAACGTGACCACCGGTCAGGTGTATTCCCAGGTGATCGCCAAGGAACGCCGCGGCGAGTACCTCGGTGACACGGTGCAGGTCATCCCGCACATCACCGATGAGATCAAGCGTCGCATGCGCCTGCAGGCGAGCGACGACCTGCGTCCCGACGTGATCATCACCGAGATCGGTGGCACCGTCGGTGACATTGAATCGCAGCCCTTCATCGAGGCCGCACGCCAGGTGCGCCACGAACTCGGTCGCAACAATGTCTTCTTCGTTCACGTGTCCCTCGTGCCGTTCCTCGGCGCGGCAGGCGAGCAGAAGACGAAGCCCACACAGCACTCCGTGGCCATGCTCCGTTCCATCGGTATTCAGCCCGACGCGCTCGTCCTGCGCAGCGACCGACCCGTTTCCGAGTCGAACAAGCGCAAAATCGCGCTCATGTGCGACGTCGACGAGGACGCGGTTGTCAACGCCGTCGACGTGGCGAGCATCTACGAGATCCCCACCATGCTGCACGACCAGGGCCTCGACCGCTACATCGTCAACGCCCTCGGCCTCACCGCCTCCACCGTGGACTGGTCCGCCTGGGAGAACCTGCTGGTGGCGGTGCGTCACCCCAAGTACGACGTCACCATCGGTCTGGTGGGCAAGTACGTTGACCTTCCGGATGCCTACCTTTCGGTCACCGAAGCGCTGCGCGCCGGCGGCTTCGCGAACCAGGCGAAGGTGAACATCGTGTGGATCGGCTCCGACGACTGCGAGACCGAAGAGGGCGCGGCGCGCCTGCTCGGCGAACTCGACGGCATCTGCGTTCCCGGTGGCTTCGGCATCCGTGGCATCGAGGGCAAGCTCGGCGCGCTCAAATTCGCTCGCGAGAACGGCATTCCCACGCTCGGCCTGTGCCTGGGCCTGCAGTGCATGGTGATTGAATACGCCCGCGACAAGGCCGGCCTGCCGGGAGCCTCGTCGAGCGAGTTCGACCCCGAGACCGAATTCCCCGTGATCGCGACCATGGAGGAGCAGATCGAAATCATCGCCGGCGGAGACCTGGGCGGCACCATGCGCCTCGGCCTGTACCCGGCGGACCTCGCCGAGGGTTCCATCGTCGCCGAACTCTACGGCGCCAACGTTGCCTCCGAACGTCACCGTCACCGTTACGAGGTCAATAACGCGTTCCGCGACCAGATCGCCCTCGCCGGCCTCTCCTTCTCCGGTGTCTCGCCCGACCGCAAGCTCGTGGAGTACGTTGAGCTGCCCCGCGAGGTGCACCCGTTCTATGTGGGCACGCAGGCCCACCCGGAGCTGCGTTCGCGCCCCAACCACGCGCATCCACTGTTTCGTGGCCTCGTTGCCGCGGCGCTCGCTCGTCAGCAATCGAGCCGTCTGTTTGAGGTGAAAGAGGACGCCGATGTCTGA
- the recN gene encoding DNA repair protein RecN, translating to MIEEIVIRDLGVIADATLPLGPGFTAVTGETGAGKTMVVTALGLLLGDRADAATVRQGQSQSSVEGRWVIDPAGPVAERVREAGGDLDGPELILGRTVSTEGRSRAVVGGRSAPAGVLNDLRSALVVVHGQSDQVRLRSAVAQRDALDRFAGPDLAEALGLYQHAFHRWQANQLELDRLTAEHDRREREAEDLRVALALIETVAPQPGEDTELAERAERLGNLEELRLAAAQARERLSSEDNPDDAPDVVGLLEGARRALDRVAAHDAALSPLTAALANAGFVVADIAAELSTYLAGVDVDGARELEIVQERRAELGSLARKYVGGLDEAIGFLESGSIRLLELDGDSERIEQLGADADADRTLVTSLADTVTALREGAAVSLGTLVTAELAALAMPDARLLAQVESRDEFTVSGQDLVKILLQPHAGAEPRSLGRGASGGELSRVMLAIEVVINATDPVPTFVFDEVDAGVGGSAAIEIGRRLARLAETAQVIVVTHLAQVAAFAGNHLSVVKDSDGSVTASSVRQLHGDDRAAEMARLLSGLPDSQSGLVHARELMALAQGVETT from the coding sequence ATGATCGAGGAAATAGTCATCCGCGACCTCGGCGTGATTGCCGATGCCACCCTGCCACTCGGCCCCGGCTTCACCGCCGTCACGGGTGAAACCGGCGCCGGCAAGACCATGGTCGTCACCGCCCTCGGCCTGCTGCTCGGTGACCGAGCGGATGCCGCAACCGTGCGGCAGGGGCAGTCGCAGAGTTCCGTCGAGGGGCGCTGGGTCATCGACCCGGCCGGTCCCGTGGCGGAACGCGTACGCGAAGCCGGGGGAGACCTCGACGGCCCCGAACTCATCCTCGGACGCACCGTGTCGACGGAGGGCCGCAGCCGGGCCGTCGTCGGCGGACGCAGCGCTCCCGCCGGAGTATTGAACGACCTGCGCAGCGCGCTCGTCGTCGTGCACGGCCAATCCGATCAGGTGCGCCTGCGCTCCGCCGTTGCGCAGCGCGACGCCCTCGACCGCTTCGCCGGCCCCGACCTGGCGGAGGCCCTCGGCCTGTACCAGCACGCCTTCCACCGCTGGCAGGCCAACCAGCTCGAACTCGATCGACTCACCGCCGAGCACGATCGACGCGAACGCGAAGCCGAAGACCTGCGCGTTGCCCTCGCCCTGATCGAGACCGTGGCCCCGCAGCCCGGCGAAGACACCGAACTTGCCGAGCGCGCCGAACGCCTCGGCAACCTGGAAGAACTCCGGCTCGCCGCGGCGCAGGCCCGAGAGCGGCTCTCCTCCGAAGACAATCCCGACGACGCACCCGACGTGGTGGGCCTGCTCGAGGGTGCCCGGCGTGCCCTCGACCGCGTGGCCGCGCACGACGCGGCCCTGTCGCCCCTCACCGCGGCCCTCGCCAACGCCGGCTTCGTTGTGGCGGACATCGCCGCCGAACTCTCCACCTACCTTGCCGGAGTCGACGTGGACGGCGCGCGCGAGCTCGAGATCGTGCAGGAACGTCGCGCCGAACTGGGCTCGCTGGCCCGTAAATACGTGGGCGGGCTCGACGAGGCGATCGGGTTTCTCGAGAGCGGCAGCATCCGGTTGCTGGAACTTGACGGCGACTCGGAGCGCATCGAACAGCTGGGTGCCGATGCCGACGCCGACCGAACCCTCGTGACCAGCCTGGCCGACACGGTGACCGCCCTGCGGGAGGGCGCCGCCGTGTCGCTCGGCACGCTCGTGACGGCGGAACTGGCCGCGCTGGCCATGCCGGACGCCCGCCTGCTCGCGCAGGTGGAGAGCCGCGACGAATTCACCGTGAGCGGCCAGGACCTCGTGAAGATTCTGCTGCAGCCCCATGCCGGCGCCGAACCACGCTCGCTCGGCCGAGGTGCGTCCGGTGGCGAACTCTCGCGGGTCATGCTCGCGATCGAAGTTGTCATCAACGCCACCGACCCCGTACCCACGTTCGTGTTCGATGAGGTCGACGCCGGAGTGGGTGGTTCCGCCGCGATCGAGATCGGACGACGCCTCGCGCGGCTCGCCGAAACCGCCCAGGTGATCGTCGTGACCCACCTGGCGCAGGTGGCCGCATTCGCCGGAAACCACCTCAGCGTCGTGAAAGACAGCGACGGCTCGGTGACGGCGAGCAGCGTGCGCCAGCTGCACGGCGACGACCGCGCCGCCGAGATGGCCAGGCTTCTGTCGGGGCTGCCCGATTCCCAAAGTGGCCTCGTGCATGCGAGGGAGCTGATGGCCCTCGCTCAGGGTGTGGAAACTACCTGA
- a CDS encoding NUDIX domain-containing protein gives MQDETADFTVTDSEQVFAGKVWSIRRDDFDYNGATIVREFVDHTGAVVVLALDEQDRVLLIKQYRHPVRMREWELPAGLLDISGEDPLVGAQRELAEEADVVATEWNVLSDFYTSPGGSSEAIRIYLARGVSASAEVFARTEEEADIELRWVPLDECVDAVLARRVQNPSLVIGVLAAQVSRSRGWSTLAAGDAPWPGHPLNWKHSE, from the coding sequence CTGCAGGACGAAACCGCAGATTTCACGGTGACGGACTCCGAGCAGGTGTTCGCCGGCAAGGTGTGGAGCATTCGTCGGGATGACTTCGATTACAACGGCGCCACCATCGTGCGCGAGTTTGTGGACCACACCGGCGCCGTCGTTGTGCTCGCCCTCGACGAGCAGGATCGAGTGCTTCTGATCAAGCAGTACCGGCACCCCGTGCGCATGCGCGAATGGGAGCTTCCCGCCGGCCTGCTCGACATCAGCGGTGAAGATCCCCTCGTGGGCGCCCAGCGCGAACTCGCTGAGGAAGCCGACGTGGTCGCGACCGAGTGGAACGTGCTGAGCGACTTCTACACCTCGCCCGGCGGCAGCAGCGAGGCCATTCGCATCTACCTCGCCCGCGGCGTCTCGGCCAGCGCCGAAGTCTTCGCTCGCACGGAGGAAGAGGCCGATATTGAGCTTCGCTGGGTGCCTCTCGACGAGTGTGTCGACGCGGTTCTCGCCCGGCGAGTGCAGAACCCATCGCTCGTGATCGGGGTACTCGCCGCCCAGGTGTCCCGGTCTCGCGGGTGGAGCACGCTCGCGGCCGGCGACGCGCCGTGGCCGGGGCATCCACTCAATTGGAAGCACTCGGAGTGA
- a CDS encoding HAD-IIA family hydrolase — MRSTGEASEQAAAVTPLNGVDVLLADLDGVVYAGPAAIPFAVESLNRAAQTVRVGYITNNASRTDQSVADHLSELGLSVEATDVVTSPQAAVRLLAEEVPAGARILVIGGEGLVSEVEKAGFIVTRSADENPAAVIQGFAPDVGWAHLAEASFALSPTGPTAGIPWIATNTDWTIPVARGIAPGNGTLVSAVHTAVGRLPIVAGKPEAAIFVEAVNRFGADRALFIGDRLDTDILGANRAGIPAVLVLTGIDRAKQALAADPDSRPTFLLDDLRQLHEPYPVTVFSDDGTTATVDGATVSIRGADVVVTNDGDNGINLLRAACAVIWNSGRPIYGLNVPERLYLAQ; from the coding sequence ATGCGCTCGACCGGCGAGGCGAGCGAACAGGCTGCTGCGGTGACGCCGCTCAACGGGGTCGACGTGTTGCTGGCCGACCTCGACGGCGTCGTCTACGCCGGCCCGGCGGCGATTCCGTTCGCCGTGGAGAGCCTCAACCGTGCGGCGCAAACCGTTCGGGTGGGCTACATCACCAACAACGCGTCGCGCACCGACCAGTCCGTGGCCGATCATCTCAGCGAACTCGGGCTGTCGGTGGAGGCGACGGATGTCGTCACCTCGCCGCAGGCCGCCGTGCGCCTCCTGGCAGAGGAGGTCCCGGCGGGAGCTCGCATTCTCGTGATCGGAGGGGAAGGACTCGTCTCCGAGGTTGAAAAGGCAGGATTCATCGTCACCCGATCTGCCGACGAGAACCCCGCCGCAGTCATCCAGGGCTTCGCGCCCGACGTGGGCTGGGCACATCTGGCCGAAGCCTCCTTCGCGTTGAGCCCGACGGGACCCACCGCGGGAATCCCGTGGATTGCCACCAACACCGACTGGACCATTCCGGTGGCCCGGGGGATCGCACCCGGCAATGGAACCCTTGTTTCTGCGGTGCACACCGCGGTGGGACGCCTGCCGATCGTGGCGGGCAAGCCCGAGGCAGCCATTTTCGTGGAGGCCGTCAACCGCTTTGGCGCGGACCGTGCGCTCTTCATCGGCGACCGCCTCGACACCGATATTCTCGGCGCCAACCGCGCTGGAATCCCGGCCGTTCTGGTGCTCACCGGAATCGACCGTGCCAAACAGGCCCTCGCCGCCGACCCCGACTCGCGGCCCACGTTTTTGCTCGACGATCTGCGTCAATTGCACGAGCCATACCCCGTCACGGTCTTCTCTGACGACGGAACCACGGCCACGGTCGATGGTGCGACGGTGAGCATCCGGGGCGCAGATGTTGTCGTCACCAACGACGGCGACAACGGAATCAACCTGTTGCGCGCCGCGTGCGCGGTGATCTGGAACTCGGGCCGACCCATTTATGGTCTCAACGTTCCCGAGCGGTTGTATCTCGCGCAGTAG
- a CDS encoding segregation and condensation protein A, which translates to MAQSPSAAEKPAFSVALGNFEGPFDLLLNLISRHELDITEISLSQVTDEFIGYLRGLTGPEELDQATEFLVVAATLLDLKVAGLLPQGELVDAEDVALLEARDLLFARLLQYRAFKQASIWFGDRLDTESSRHVRSVRLEEKYRQQTPELMWTLSLQDFGALAALALTPRELPTVGLDHLHAPLVSIREQAAYIVAMLKPGEPLSFRHLIVGTNEKGIVIARFLAVLELYRYGAISFDQIEPLGELTLRWSASNWSDENLANLGADYDN; encoded by the coding sequence GTGGCGCAGTCGCCTAGCGCGGCCGAGAAGCCCGCGTTTTCGGTCGCCCTCGGCAATTTCGAGGGCCCATTCGACCTGCTGCTCAACCTGATCTCGCGCCACGAGCTGGACATCACCGAGATCTCCCTGAGCCAGGTGACCGACGAGTTCATCGGGTACCTGCGCGGCCTCACCGGTCCGGAAGAGCTCGACCAGGCGACCGAGTTTCTGGTGGTAGCCGCGACGCTGCTCGACCTCAAGGTGGCTGGCCTGTTGCCGCAGGGCGAACTGGTCGATGCCGAGGATGTGGCCCTGCTCGAGGCCAGGGACCTGCTCTTCGCCCGCCTGCTGCAGTACCGGGCGTTCAAGCAGGCTTCGATCTGGTTCGGCGACCGCCTCGACACGGAGTCGTCCCGGCATGTGCGGTCCGTGCGGCTGGAGGAGAAGTACCGTCAGCAGACCCCCGAACTTATGTGGACGCTCTCGCTGCAGGATTTCGGGGCCCTTGCCGCGCTCGCCCTCACGCCGCGCGAGCTGCCCACCGTGGGACTTGACCACCTGCACGCGCCGCTGGTGAGCATCCGTGAGCAGGCCGCGTACATCGTGGCCATGCTCAAGCCGGGGGAGCCGCTCTCCTTTCGCCACCTCATCGTGGGCACCAACGAGAAGGGCATCGTGATCGCCCGCTTTCTCGCGGTGCTCGAGCTGTACCGCTACGGTGCCATTTCCTTCGACCAGATCGAGCCTCTCGGTGAGCTCACCCTGCGCTGGAGCGCCTCCAACTGGTCAGATGAGAACCTCGCGAATCTCGGAGCCGACTATGACAACTGA
- the xerD gene encoding site-specific tyrosine recombinase XerD, giving the protein MIEAAVDSYLRHVSIERGLATNTVAAYRRDLTMYAAWLEDVPVTEPRGITAAHISAFVRFLGTRGESPLTAASIARVLSTVRGWHRFLLEEALVDVDVAHETKPPKLAMRLPKAISIDEVTALLAATDGDDVLQLRDKALLELLYATGARVSEVVSLNVDDVLAEVLDEEMVRLTGKGDKQRIVPVGSYARAAVNAYVVRARPTLSGRGKATPALFLGVRGQRVSRQNAWLIIRAAAERAGLTVPVSPHTLRHSFATHLLAGGADVRVVQELLGHSSVATTQIYTLVTVDTLRDMYTTAHPRAR; this is encoded by the coding sequence ATGATCGAGGCGGCTGTGGACTCGTACCTGCGGCACGTCTCGATTGAACGCGGCCTCGCAACGAACACCGTGGCCGCGTACCGGCGCGACCTCACGATGTATGCGGCGTGGCTCGAGGACGTGCCGGTGACAGAGCCGCGCGGTATCACCGCGGCGCACATCTCGGCCTTCGTGCGGTTTCTCGGAACGCGCGGCGAGTCGCCGTTGACCGCGGCGTCGATCGCTCGCGTGCTGTCAACGGTGCGCGGCTGGCACCGGTTTCTGCTCGAGGAGGCGCTCGTTGACGTTGACGTGGCGCATGAGACCAAGCCGCCCAAGCTCGCCATGCGGTTGCCCAAAGCCATTTCGATCGACGAGGTCACGGCACTGTTGGCGGCAACGGATGGCGACGACGTGCTTCAGCTGCGGGACAAAGCGTTGCTCGAGTTGCTCTACGCGACCGGCGCGCGTGTCTCCGAGGTCGTGAGCCTCAACGTGGACGACGTGCTCGCCGAGGTGCTCGACGAGGAAATGGTGCGGCTCACAGGCAAGGGAGACAAGCAGCGCATTGTGCCCGTGGGCAGCTACGCCCGGGCGGCCGTGAACGCGTACGTTGTGCGAGCGCGGCCGACGCTGTCGGGCCGGGGCAAGGCCACCCCGGCGCTGTTTCTCGGGGTGCGTGGGCAGCGGGTGAGCAGGCAGAACGCGTGGCTGATCATTCGCGCGGCTGCGGAACGGGCCGGGCTCACCGTTCCCGTGTCGCCGCACACGCTGCGGCACTCATTCGCCACGCACCTGCTCGCCGGCGGTGCCGACGTGCGCGTGGTGCAGGAGCTTCTCGGCCACTCGTCTGTGGCCACCACCCAGATCTACACCCTCGTCACCGTGGACACCCTCCGTGACATGTACACGACGGCGCATCCCCGAGCCCGCTGA
- a CDS encoding ParA family protein codes for MARRQGERISLPGLDETPVGPTGREKQDFADPEPLNSHGPARVIALCNQKGGVGKTTTTINLGAALASYGRRVLAIDFDPQGALSAGLGVPTHDVTTIYDLLLSSKVDPMDAVQQTSVEGLDVIPANIDLSAAEVHLVNEVAREQILTRVLRKLTPEYDVILIDCQPSLGILTVNALTAAHGVLIPLECEFFALRGVALLIETIDKVRDRLNPAIELDGILATMYDSRTLHSREVLERVVDAFGDRVLDTVVGRTVKFPDASVAGIPITEFAPEHPAAKAYLSVARELIQRGAVA; via the coding sequence GTGGCGCGTCGGCAGGGTGAACGGATATCTCTACCCGGATTGGATGAGACTCCCGTTGGTCCCACAGGACGTGAGAAGCAGGATTTTGCTGATCCTGAACCGCTGAACAGCCACGGTCCGGCGCGCGTTATTGCGCTCTGCAACCAGAAGGGCGGCGTGGGCAAGACCACGACCACCATTAACCTCGGTGCGGCCCTGGCGAGCTACGGCCGCCGCGTGCTCGCCATCGACTTCGACCCGCAGGGCGCCCTCTCGGCCGGCCTCGGCGTGCCCACGCACGATGTCACCACCATTTATGACCTGCTGCTGAGCAGCAAGGTCGACCCGATGGATGCGGTGCAGCAGACCTCCGTTGAGGGTCTCGACGTGATCCCGGCAAACATTGACCTCTCGGCCGCTGAGGTGCACCTCGTGAACGAGGTCGCCCGCGAGCAGATCCTCACGCGGGTGCTGCGCAAGCTCACACCCGAATATGACGTCATTCTCATCGACTGCCAGCCCTCCCTCGGAATTCTCACCGTGAACGCGCTTACCGCTGCTCACGGCGTGCTGATCCCGCTCGAGTGTGAGTTCTTCGCCCTGCGCGGCGTCGCCCTGCTCATCGAAACCATCGACAAGGTACGCGACCGGCTCAACCCGGCCATCGAGCTCGACGGTATTCTCGCCACCATGTACGACTCCCGCACGCTGCACTCACGGGAAGTTCTCGAGCGGGTCGTCGACGCGTTCGGCGATCGCGTGCTCGACACCGTGGTCGGCCGCACCGTGAAGTTCCCCGACGCCAGCGTCGCCGGAATACCGATCACCGAATTCGCCCCGGAACACCCGGCCGCCAAGGCGTACCTCTCCGTGGCTCGGGAACTGATTCAACGTGGCGCAGTCGCCTAG
- a CDS encoding NAD kinase: MTQAPRHILIIAHTGRDDSLEAAVTVAGQLIAAGAIPVLAANERDDVLASWPDLDGNLEILGDTVQAADIELAIVLGGDGTILRAAELVRGHPIPLLGINLGHVGFLAESERDDLGAAVHRALRRDYAVEERMTLSVRVKVFNEVVYESWALNEVTVEKASRERMIEVVVEVDGRPLSSFGCDGVVMSTPTGSTAYAFSAGGPIVWPTLDALMLVPLSAHALFARPLVVAPDSSLAVEVLARTGVSAVLCADGRRTFDLPPGARVIVRRSPVPVRLARLHSGVFTDRLVNKFNLPVTGWRGPVGRE; this comes from the coding sequence ATGACCCAGGCACCGCGCCATATTCTCATCATCGCCCACACCGGACGAGACGACTCGCTCGAAGCGGCCGTCACTGTCGCCGGGCAGCTGATCGCGGCGGGCGCCATTCCGGTGCTCGCGGCGAATGAGCGCGATGACGTGCTCGCGTCCTGGCCCGACCTGGACGGTAACCTCGAGATTCTCGGCGACACCGTGCAAGCCGCCGACATTGAGCTGGCGATTGTGCTCGGCGGGGACGGGACGATTCTGCGCGCCGCCGAGCTCGTGCGCGGACACCCGATCCCGCTGCTCGGGATCAACCTCGGCCATGTGGGGTTCCTGGCCGAAAGCGAGCGCGACGACCTCGGTGCCGCCGTGCACCGCGCACTGCGGCGCGACTACGCCGTGGAAGAACGCATGACGCTCAGCGTGCGGGTGAAGGTCTTCAACGAGGTCGTGTACGAATCGTGGGCGCTCAACGAAGTCACCGTGGAGAAGGCAAGCCGGGAACGCATGATCGAGGTCGTCGTCGAGGTTGACGGGCGCCCGCTGTCGTCGTTCGGCTGCGACGGCGTGGTCATGTCCACTCCCACCGGTTCCACGGCCTACGCGTTCTCGGCCGGCGGCCCCATCGTGTGGCCCACCCTCGACGCCCTCATGCTCGTGCCGCTGAGCGCCCACGCGCTCTTTGCCAGGCCGCTCGTTGTCGCGCCGGATTCCTCGCTCGCCGTGGAGGTTCTGGCCCGCACCGGCGTTTCGGCGGTACTGTGTGCCGATGGCCGACGCACATTCGATCTTCCGCCCGGGGCGCGCGTGATCGTGCGCCGTTCCCCCGTACCCGTGCGGCTCGCCCGACTGCACAGCGGAGTGTTCACCGACCGTCTGGTCAACAAGTTCAATTTGCCCGTGACCGGCTGGCGAGGCCCGGTTGGGCGTGAGTGA
- a CDS encoding TlyA family RNA methyltransferase → MSDTGTSGYRSNEEREAALSEPVRPDGAGFNEQDLTEEELAEAALHAIAPPEVLRLDAALTERGLVRSRTVAAKLITGGLVTVDGVPVVKSSHRVKEDAVLEVAATDHYVSRGAHKLVAALDAFDIPVTGRTVLDAGASTGGFSQVVLERGAAQVIAVDVGHGQLAPQLALEPKLTLVEGFNLRYSTAEKLAGASGITTRADLVVADLSFISLTTVLPALLATAADRADFVLLIKPQFEVGRGGIREGVVHDAGLRSDAVASVLWAGWDIGLRTNGLIASPIAGAAGNREYLCHMSTTVGSSPTEWIDRIDALVGV, encoded by the coding sequence ATGAGCGACACCGGCACGAGCGGCTACCGATCGAATGAAGAACGAGAGGCCGCGCTGAGCGAGCCCGTACGGCCGGACGGGGCGGGGTTCAACGAACAAGACCTCACCGAGGAGGAGCTCGCGGAAGCGGCCCTGCACGCGATTGCCCCGCCGGAGGTGTTGCGCCTCGACGCTGCGCTCACGGAACGTGGTCTCGTGCGCTCCCGCACGGTCGCTGCAAAACTCATCACCGGTGGCCTTGTGACCGTCGACGGCGTCCCTGTCGTCAAATCCTCGCACCGCGTGAAAGAAGACGCCGTCCTCGAAGTTGCCGCCACCGATCATTACGTGAGCCGTGGCGCCCACAAACTCGTCGCCGCGCTTGACGCATTCGACATTCCCGTGACGGGACGCACCGTGCTTGACGCGGGCGCCTCCACCGGTGGATTCAGCCAGGTGGTACTCGAACGCGGAGCCGCGCAGGTGATTGCCGTCGACGTGGGTCACGGCCAGCTGGCCCCGCAGCTCGCCCTCGAGCCCAAACTCACCCTCGTCGAGGGGTTCAACCTGCGCTATTCCACGGCGGAAAAACTCGCCGGGGCATCCGGAATCACCACACGGGCCGACCTCGTGGTCGCCGACCTCTCGTTCATCTCGCTCACGACCGTGCTGCCGGCGCTTCTGGCCACGGCCGCCGACCGAGCCGACTTCGTACTGCTCATCAAGCCGCAGTTCGAAGTGGGCCGTGGCGGAATTCGTGAGGGCGTTGTGCACGACGCCGGCCTGCGTTCCGACGCCGTGGCGAGTGTGCTCTGGGCCGGCTGGGATATCGGGCTGCGCACGAACGGACTCATCGCCTCGCCGATCGCCGGCGCCGCGGGTAACCGCGAGTACCTCTGCCACATGAGTACGACCGTGGGCAGCAGTCCCACCGAATGGATCGACCGGATCGACGCGCTGGTCGGAGTGTGA